In Chiloscyllium plagiosum isolate BGI_BamShark_2017 chromosome 35, ASM401019v2, whole genome shotgun sequence, a genomic segment contains:
- the atp5f1e gene encoding ATP synthase subunit epsilon, mitochondrial: MVAFWRQAGLSYIQYSRICAQAVRAALKPQYQAEAKKAADVNVKVNKPKE; encoded by the exons ATGGTGGCGTTCTGGAGGCAGGCGGGCCTGAG TTACATCCAGTACTCTCGAATCTGTGCACAAGCTGTGAGAGCTGCTTTGAAACCCCAGTACCAAGCAGAGGCCAAGAAAGCAGCAGATGTAAATGTCAAAGTCAATAAGCCGAAAGAGTAA